The Nitratidesulfovibrio sp. SRB-5 genome includes a window with the following:
- the phnD gene encoding phosphate/phosphite/phosphonate ABC transporter substrate-binding protein translates to MGHMLTTPLVVLSLCLALCLSAPGALADDSPPGRVFRFGVITLNHPLVIYQQYQPFLDYLSERQPWRFELVLEQRYSAIVDRLQAGTLDIALLAGRTFLQARERTPLEPICAVTGVDGTPTIRSLIVVRDDREDIRTVADLADKRFAFGSPDSTASYLIPLDYLKQHGITLGSFSRWNNLGTHDAVARAVLRGEYDAGAVGEPMAMRYLGSGLRMLAATPPFPGFIIVARAAVPEPVREALRKTLLAIDPASPEVAARSTGWNEVLRHGFVTVDTSVYEAFRAMETRLGLPSQEQPGTEEKP, encoded by the coding sequence ATGGGCCATATGCTCACCACGCCGCTGGTCGTCCTCTCTCTCTGTCTTGCCCTCTGCCTTTCGGCGCCGGGCGCCCTGGCGGACGACTCCCCCCCCGGACGCGTTTTCAGGTTCGGCGTGATCACGCTGAACCATCCCCTGGTCATCTACCAGCAGTACCAGCCCTTCCTCGACTACCTTTCCGAGCGCCAGCCGTGGCGCTTTGAGCTGGTACTGGAGCAGCGCTACTCGGCCATCGTCGACCGCCTCCAGGCCGGTACCCTGGACATTGCCCTGCTGGCTGGCCGCACCTTCCTGCAGGCGCGCGAACGCACGCCGCTCGAGCCCATATGCGCCGTGACGGGCGTGGACGGCACCCCCACCATCCGCAGCCTCATCGTGGTGCGCGATGATCGCGAGGACATCCGCACCGTGGCCGACCTTGCCGACAAGCGCTTCGCCTTCGGCTCGCCGGACTCCACCGCAAGCTATCTCATTCCGCTGGATTATCTGAAGCAGCATGGCATTACCCTCGGCTCCTTCTCGCGCTGGAACAATCTGGGCACCCACGACGCCGTTGCCCGAGCCGTGCTGCGGGGCGAGTACGACGCCGGGGCCGTGGGCGAACCCATGGCCATGCGCTACCTGGGCTCCGGGCTTCGCATGCTGGCGGCCACGCCGCCGTTTCCGGGCTTCATCATAGTTGCCCGGGCCGCCGTGCCCGAGCCCGTGCGGGAAGCCCTTCGCAAGACCCTGCTGGCCATCGACCCCGCATCGCCCGAGGTGGCCGCCCGCTCCACCGGATGGAACGAGGTGCTGCGCCACGGATTCGTTACGGTCGACACCTCGGTGTACGAAGCCTTCCGGGCCATGGAGACGCGCTTGGGGCTGCCTTCCCAGGAACAGCCGGGGACGGAGGAAAAACCGTGA
- the eutC gene encoding ethanolamine ammonia-lyase subunit EutC, whose protein sequence is MDRARDDDLAARPAPVTDDTWSDLRRHTDARIALGRCGISLPHGRWLDFRMAHARARDAVLTPFDMAGVRAALERGGVQCLELHSAAADTAEFLARPDKGRQLSDASRGILREASAGQAKGASDAKGADICVVVSSGLSARAVHENAAPFALRFLEQARAAGYTATPVALVDHGRVAVADEVAHLLGARLVVMLIGERPGLSSPNSLGVYLTHAPVPGCTDEARNCISNVRPGGLAIEEGVRKLCYLVQGAFAAGLTGVNLKDDMPGDYLPFAPVHALKD, encoded by the coding sequence ATGGACAGGGCACGAGACGACGACCTTGCGGCGCGGCCCGCCCCGGTGACCGACGACACCTGGAGCGACCTGCGCCGCCACACCGATGCCCGCATTGCCCTGGGTCGTTGCGGCATCAGCCTGCCGCACGGCCGGTGGCTGGATTTCCGCATGGCTCACGCCAGGGCGCGCGACGCGGTGCTGACCCCCTTCGACATGGCGGGCGTGCGCGCCGCCCTGGAACGGGGCGGCGTACAGTGCCTGGAACTGCACAGCGCGGCGGCGGACACGGCGGAATTCCTGGCCCGACCGGACAAGGGCCGCCAGCTTTCCGATGCCTCGCGGGGCATCCTGCGCGAGGCATCGGCTGGGCAGGCAAAGGGCGCTTCGGACGCAAAAGGGGCGGACATCTGCGTGGTGGTCAGCAGCGGGCTTTCCGCCCGCGCCGTGCACGAGAACGCCGCCCCCTTCGCCCTGCGGTTTCTGGAGCAGGCCCGCGCGGCGGGCTACACCGCCACGCCCGTGGCGCTGGTGGACCACGGGCGCGTGGCCGTGGCCGACGAGGTGGCCCACCTGCTGGGCGCGCGGCTGGTGGTGATGCTGATCGGCGAGCGGCCCGGCCTCAGCTCGCCCAATTCGCTGGGCGTCTACCTGACCCATGCGCCCGTGCCCGGCTGCACGGACGAGGCCCGCAACTGCATCTCCAACGTGCGTCCCGGCGGCCTTGCCATCGAAGAAGGCGTGCGCAAGCTGTGCTATCTGGTGCAGGGGGCCTTTGCCGCCGGGCTTACCGGCGTGAACCTGAAGGACGACATGCCGGGCGACTACCTGCCCTTTGCCCCGGTGCACGCTCTGAAGGACTGA
- a CDS encoding ATP-binding protein, whose translation MGMQAKFILFAVPCIAVFIGVISFVTIQREEDLLLHDVTQQGLGIARISSVLFTNASIYESLGMVDSTGMTDYLDYFVADVMRLDARIVYFMVFDTEGRVIAHNNLREYGKIHSDKATVAALGATEPLITLKDNADLGPHLDIAVPLTIGSKRWGACRIGYSLNVMYQGLRTLRSEVLGISGAMLLVALALVWYAGRHFSRPLTALTRTMNDITARGDLTAPIRELPAREDEIGALQASFLWMVARLRDAERERLRSIEGMHQAEKLASIGQLASGVAHEINNPLGGVILCFRNLTAGGMDEDARRQHEKVIDDGLEKIRRIVGELMHYARPSPLAVSETRIEDLFASSRALVEFTLQRKGVALVSHVAPDVPPLFIDPDKMGQVILNLVLNGADAMPAGGTLTLDARIVENEVRITVSDTGPGVAPEHRERIFDPFFTTKPSGSGTGLGLAVSTAIVSRHGGTLTLAPQDQPEPDTTEEEGVATPASSTGATFVIRLPLARDIP comes from the coding sequence ATGGGCATGCAGGCCAAGTTCATCCTGTTCGCCGTGCCCTGCATCGCGGTGTTCATTGGCGTCATAAGCTTCGTGACCATACAGCGCGAAGAGGACCTTCTTCTGCACGACGTCACCCAACAGGGGCTCGGAATCGCTCGCATTTCATCTGTCCTGTTCACCAACGCCAGCATCTACGAGAGCCTGGGCATGGTGGATTCCACCGGCATGACCGACTACCTGGACTATTTCGTGGCCGACGTGATGCGGCTGGATGCGCGCATCGTCTACTTCATGGTGTTCGACACCGAAGGACGCGTCATCGCCCACAACAACCTGCGCGAATACGGCAAAATCCATTCGGACAAGGCCACCGTGGCCGCCCTTGGCGCGACCGAACCGCTCATCACGCTAAAGGACAACGCGGACCTCGGACCTCATCTGGACATCGCGGTCCCCCTGACCATCGGCTCGAAACGCTGGGGGGCGTGCCGCATCGGCTATTCGCTGAACGTCATGTACCAGGGCTTGCGCACGCTGCGCTCGGAGGTGCTGGGCATAAGCGGCGCAATGCTTCTGGTGGCGCTGGCCCTGGTATGGTATGCGGGCAGGCATTTCTCTAGGCCGCTCACGGCGCTCACCCGGACAATGAACGACATCACCGCGCGCGGCGACCTTACCGCTCCCATACGCGAGTTGCCGGCCCGAGAGGACGAGATTGGCGCCCTGCAGGCCAGCTTCCTGTGGATGGTTGCGCGCCTGCGCGACGCGGAGCGCGAGCGCCTGCGCAGCATCGAGGGCATGCACCAGGCCGAGAAGCTGGCCAGCATCGGCCAACTGGCCTCGGGAGTGGCCCACGAGATCAACAACCCCCTGGGCGGGGTGATCCTGTGCTTTCGCAACCTCACCGCTGGCGGCATGGACGAAGATGCCAGACGCCAGCATGAGAAGGTGATCGACGACGGCCTGGAGAAGATTCGACGCATCGTGGGCGAGCTCATGCATTACGCCCGGCCCTCGCCCCTTGCCGTGAGCGAGACGCGCATCGAGGACCTGTTCGCCAGCTCCCGGGCCCTTGTGGAGTTCACCCTTCAGAGGAAAGGCGTGGCTCTTGTGAGCCACGTGGCACCGGACGTGCCGCCGCTTTTCATCGACCCGGACAAGATGGGGCAGGTGATCTTGAATCTGGTGCTCAATGGCGCCGACGCCATGCCCGCCGGGGGAACCCTGACCCTGGACGCCAGGATCGTCGAAAACGAGGTGCGCATTACCGTGTCCGACACGGGACCGGGCGTGGCGCCCGAGCACCGCGAACGCATCTTCGATCCGTTCTTCACCACCAAACCCTCGGGAAGCGGCACGGGGCTGGGGCTTGCCGTGTCCACTGCCATCGTCTCCCGGCATGGCGGCACGCTGACGCTTGCGCCTCAGGACCAACCGGAACCGGACACGACCGAGGAAGAGGGCGTCGCAACG
- a CDS encoding universal stress protein — translation MRRILLGSDGSEQARQAEDHVISLAHDDGGSILAVHVVEKDLMHYGMVDHLATQGDKEGFVRYVRELGERECLDRLGKFRQRAREQGVDVTLMVRWGEPLGEILAAATENRVDEVFLPPRCWGREFTGARLAEAVNSSCPSKVTVLA, via the coding sequence ATGAGGCGCATTTTACTTGGCAGCGACGGATCGGAGCAGGCAAGGCAGGCGGAGGACCACGTGATCTCCCTGGCGCACGACGACGGTGGCAGCATTTTGGCTGTGCATGTTGTGGAGAAAGACCTCATGCATTATGGAATGGTTGACCATCTGGCCACCCAGGGCGACAAGGAAGGCTTCGTGCGCTACGTTCGCGAACTGGGTGAGCGCGAATGCCTGGACCGGCTCGGGAAGTTTCGCCAGCGCGCTCGCGAGCAGGGGGTGGACGTCACGCTGATGGTTCGCTGGGGCGAACCGCTCGGCGAAATACTGGCAGCCGCCACCGAAAACCGCGTGGACGAGGTGTTCCTGCCCCCACGCTGCTGGGGCAGGGAATTTACCGGCGCGCGTCTTGCCGAAGCCGTGAACAGCTCATGCCCGAGCAAGGTTACCGTACTGGCATGA
- a CDS encoding YeiH family protein yields MSENVISQPFEKQQAFAQAIFESLPGLMLITAVALVANFVAPILETYPLFKTYLSLKDFILAIIIGIAIRNTVGVPAVFQPGLRYSTIMTKTGIVVMGSSYSLAGLVSVGGQALVFIAVFLFGTALIMMWLCNRLGMSSSLGACLAAGMSVCGVSATIAISPAVKAKNEDMAYAIAVVLMFGLLALVAFPLVGRLFNLTAEQFGAFAGVGIINSAQVLAAGFGYSPEAGKVAGIYNIGRVIFLPFVVLMLALMAAAQEAKQGNEVVKINKLQMIRDKFPLFILGFIAIVCMNTMGMLSKAEIKVAKVFMEWAFLLGFASIGLTTRLSDLRAAGLKGFLFGFGVAGLKAVLALVAVLYFMK; encoded by the coding sequence GTGTCGGAGAACGTCATTTCGCAACCCTTTGAAAAGCAGCAGGCATTCGCCCAAGCCATATTCGAAAGCCTGCCCGGCTTGATGCTGATCACGGCGGTGGCCCTTGTGGCCAACTTCGTGGCCCCGATTCTTGAAACCTATCCCCTGTTCAAGACCTACCTCTCGCTCAAGGACTTCATCCTGGCCATCATCATAGGCATCGCGATCCGCAACACCGTGGGCGTGCCCGCCGTGTTCCAGCCGGGTCTGCGCTATTCCACCATCATGACCAAGACCGGCATCGTGGTCATGGGGTCCAGCTATTCGCTGGCCGGTCTGGTGTCGGTTGGCGGCCAGGCCCTGGTGTTCATCGCGGTGTTCCTGTTCGGCACCGCCCTGATCATGATGTGGCTCTGCAACAGGCTTGGCATGTCCTCTTCGCTTGGCGCCTGCCTGGCGGCGGGCATGTCGGTGTGCGGCGTTTCCGCCACCATCGCCATCTCCCCGGCGGTGAAAGCCAAGAACGAGGACATGGCCTATGCCATCGCGGTGGTCCTGATGTTCGGCCTGCTGGCCCTGGTGGCATTCCCTCTGGTGGGCAGGCTGTTCAACCTGACCGCCGAGCAGTTCGGCGCCTTCGCGGGCGTGGGCATCATCAACTCCGCGCAGGTGCTCGCCGCCGGGTTCGGCTACAGCCCGGAAGCCGGGAAGGTGGCTGGCATCTACAACATCGGCCGGGTGATCTTTTTGCCTTTCGTGGTGCTGATGCTGGCCCTGATGGCCGCGGCGCAGGAGGCCAAGCAGGGCAACGAAGTGGTCAAGATCAACAAGCTGCAGATGATCCGCGACAAGTTCCCCCTGTTCATCCTGGGCTTCATCGCCATCGTGTGCATGAACACCATGGGCATGCTGAGCAAGGCCGAGATCAAGGTGGCCAAGGTGTTCATGGAATGGGCCTTCCTTCTGGGCTTTGCCAGCATCGGCCTGACCACCCGCCTTTCCGACCTGCGCGCCGCAGGCCTCAAGGGCTTCCTGTTCGGATTTGGCGTCGCGGGCCTGAAAGCCGTGCTGGCTCTGGTCGCCGTCCTCTACTTCATGAAATAA
- a CDS encoding ethanolamine ammonia-lyase subunit EutB: MNVHSPLRELLAKASPLRSGDVLAGVAAASDEERVCAQMLLADVPLKRFLDEAVIPYEDDEITRLIMDSHDAAAFAPVRSYTVGQFRDWLLTDAANHASLAALAPGLTPEMVAAASKLMRLQDLVLVASRCRVVTRFRNTIGLPGHFSARLQPNHPTDDARGILASTIDGLYYGSGDAVIGINPASDSLDNIARLMHLLDELIARYEIPTQGCVLTHVTSAMELIRRGAPLDLCFQSIAGTEKANASFGISLGLLDEAWQATLELQRGTLGDNVMYFETGQGSALSANAHHGVDQQTVECRAYAVARRYRPLLVNTVVGFIGPEYLYNGKQIIRAGLEDHCCGKLLGLPMGVDICYTNHADADQDDMDALLTLLGTAGCNFIMGVPGADDIMLNYQSTSFHDAAYLRKLLGRRPAPEFEAWLERMGIHDRDGNLLPPGGALLGLEQRVRQDA, from the coding sequence ATGAACGTTCACAGTCCGCTGCGTGAACTTCTGGCCAAGGCGTCCCCCCTGCGTTCGGGGGATGTCCTGGCCGGGGTGGCCGCAGCCAGCGACGAAGAGCGCGTGTGCGCCCAGATGCTGTTGGCCGACGTGCCGCTGAAGCGCTTTCTCGACGAGGCGGTGATCCCCTACGAGGACGACGAGATCACCCGGCTTATCATGGACAGCCACGACGCAGCGGCCTTTGCCCCAGTACGCTCGTATACCGTGGGCCAGTTCCGCGACTGGCTGCTTACCGACGCGGCGAACCATGCCAGCCTGGCCGCGCTTGCCCCCGGCCTGACGCCGGAAATGGTGGCGGCGGCCAGCAAGCTGATGCGCCTGCAGGACCTGGTGCTGGTGGCCTCCAGGTGCCGGGTGGTCACCCGGTTCCGCAACACCATCGGGCTGCCGGGCCACTTTTCTGCCCGCCTGCAACCCAATCACCCCACCGACGACGCGCGCGGCATCCTGGCCTCCACCATCGACGGGCTGTACTACGGCTCGGGCGATGCAGTCATCGGCATCAACCCGGCTTCGGACAGCCTGGATAACATCGCCCGGCTGATGCACCTGCTGGACGAACTCATCGCCCGGTACGAGATACCCACCCAAGGCTGCGTGCTCACCCACGTGACCAGCGCCATGGAGCTCATTCGGCGGGGCGCGCCGCTGGACCTGTGCTTCCAGTCCATCGCCGGGACGGAAAAGGCCAACGCCAGCTTCGGCATCAGCCTGGGCCTGCTGGACGAGGCGTGGCAGGCCACGCTGGAATTGCAGCGCGGCACGCTGGGCGACAACGTGATGTACTTCGAGACGGGGCAGGGCAGCGCGCTTTCGGCCAACGCCCATCACGGCGTGGACCAGCAGACCGTGGAATGCCGGGCCTATGCCGTGGCGCGCCGCTACCGCCCGCTGCTGGTGAACACGGTGGTGGGGTTCATCGGGCCGGAATACCTGTACAACGGCAAGCAGATCATCCGGGCCGGGCTGGAGGACCACTGCTGCGGCAAGTTGCTGGGCCTGCCCATGGGGGTGGACATCTGCTACACCAACCACGCCGACGCGGACCAGGACGACATGGACGCGCTGCTGACCCTGCTGGGCACGGCAGGCTGCAATTTCATCATGGGCGTGCCGGGCGCGGACGACATCATGCTCAACTACCAGTCCACCTCGTTTCACGACGCTGCCTACCTGCGCAAGCTGCTGGGCAGGCGTCCCGCCCCGGAATTCGAGGCCTGGCTGGAACGCATGGGCATCCACGACCGGGACGGCAACCTGCTGCCCCCCGGCGGCGCCCTGCTGGGGCTTGAACAGCGCGTGCGGCAGGACGCCTGA